In the Leishmania panamensis strain MHOM/PA/94/PSC-1 chromosome 30 sequence genome, one interval contains:
- a CDS encoding hypothetical protein (TriTrypDB/GeneDB-style sysID: LpmP.30.2700) produces MMTYSNMINNTVTQHSIAIAPGGMGVAKRRTFMRNGVEFAIAITAMHLKDSQTTLRAPFPGVNSPTADYKVDIVQKGHSLKFTTCASA; encoded by the coding sequence ATGATGACGTACTCAAACATGATCAACAACACCgtgacgcagcacagcaTTGCCATCGCCCCTGGTGGGATGGGTGTTGCGAAGCGGCGTACTTTTATGAGGAACGGGGTGGAATTTGCGATCGCTATCACCGCGATGCACCTCAAGGACTCGCAAACCACACTAAGGGCACCGTTCCCCGGTGTGAACAGCCCAACAGCTGACTACAAAGTGGACATCGTGCAGAAGGGCCACTCGCTGAAGTTCACTACCTGTGCCTCTGCTTGA
- a CDS encoding superoxide dismutase, putative (TriTrypDB/GeneDB-style sysID: LpmP.30.2710) encodes MRVSVLQLFREYVPKGAFTHVSLALATPHGVTRAFRTTEMAAAAADAERDAKGFFHLPRIDYDVSQGVAPLMTRKQFDVQYHVFHKAAVDQLNTHTLGSELEGHNLNVVLRNSSFDASRAVIHTAASEHFNYCFWYRSLRPWGTAVPTRLRDGLQLQYSQNGTVDAVGEVQRLFAVTALSQQSVGGWVYLIWTGKAFDVLAFDHGTCPLGSDLIPLLALNTHESARCYDYPLAEGDEEGDNVERFVRNFFKTCNWKLAEHYFLQCGRA; translated from the coding sequence ATGCGCgtctctgtgctgcagctttTTCGTGAGTATGTGCCCAAAGGGGCATTCACTCACGTGAGCCTTGCCCTTGCCACGCCGCACGGCGTCACACGTGCCTTTCGCACgacggagatggcggcggcggcggcggatgcAGAGCGAGACGCGAAAGGTTTCTTTCATCTCCCCCGCATTGACTACGATGTGTCCCAGGGGGTTGCGCCACTCATGACGAGAAAGCAGTTCGACGTCCAGTATCATGTTTTTCACAAGGCAGCGGTGGATCAGCTGAATACGCACACTTTGGGCTCCGAGCTGGAGGGGCACAACCTAAACGTTGTACTTCGCAACTCCTCCTTCGATGCATCGCGCGCCGTCATCCACACTGCAGCATCGGAGCACTTCAACTACTGCTTCTGGTATCGTTCTCTGCGTCCGTGGGGCACGGCTGTGCCAACGCGACTCAGGGAtggactgcagctgcagtacaGTCAAAATGGCACTGTAGACGCTGTGGGAGAGGTACAGCGACTGTTCGCGGTCACCGCGCTCTCCCAGCAGTCTGTTGGCGGATGGGTGTATCTCATTTGGACCGGTAAGGCGTTTGACGTTCTCGCCTTCGACCACGGCACCTGCCCTCTCGGCAGTGACTTGATTCCACTCCTAGCGCTGAACACGCACGAGTCGGCGCGTTGCTACGACTATCCGCTtgcagagggagacgaggaaggggaCAATGTGGAGCGCTTTGTTCGAAACTTCTTCAAGACATGCAACTGGAAGCTAGCGGAGCACTATTTCCTTCAGTGTGGTCGAGCCTAG